The following are encoded together in the Gordonia insulae genome:
- a CDS encoding DNA primase family protein, translating to MNPRSTPTTPLTFADVLDTLGHHTHTALCYKPADGRFQTIVNTPQLVSIAATGLPDADVWFAVNPVAGPPRTGPRGAADTVEALTCLWADLDIKPGACTTIDDAHTLIDDISAAIGTRPSIIISSGHGLQPLWEIDDDDNTVLDTAERTAMAAAILKRWGRLVATIAGHRGIAVDSVFDLPRILRVPGTTNHKGDPVPTSAVGDTGSPLTLGEICDRLDEYGVPELSSDPMLDEPVDTSTWTWAETTCGYVTKMIAAWATETPDARHPWMLACATRLACARRKGCITAAGHTDAIAMLTRRLEELCGSGSNARAVAPSEVRDGITWGEQRAAFMGETQIDRELGAHSHEPKFTVIDGDNIAAISRAARTEGATALAPAGQPIRASYTDLGNSQRLVHHHGHKLRYNPARSAWLSWDSNRWTISEDDSCALDAAIAVANALPEGDKEDRAFKTKSRGRAGLENMIAIARRDRRIRVTADELDADPFALNTPTGTIDLRSGLQHEHRPAGNHTKITATGYDPTLPTPRWDRFLLDTFNGDVEMIGYLQRVLGYAATGRVSHHVLPFLHGPGGNGKSVVTDTITRILGDYAITLPSSVLISNRYSHDTELARLAGARLAVCSEVPTDGRFDEERMKSLTGGDRITARFLYSNPFEFTPSHTLILSGNHQPAVEMGGESFWRRLRLIPFTHTVPEEKKVEGLADILIDEEGPGILAWIVAGAQDATSGLREPRSVIDATARYEREEDAFGQFVIDCLHLAPGSDVVKADTSKVRKVYARWCKDNGVGELSAQTFGREIRRRTGTSIAKSNDRKFYRGIALIEADIDDPRSGE from the coding sequence GTGAACCCACGGTCAACGCCGACCACCCCACTCACCTTCGCCGACGTCCTCGACACGCTCGGCCACCACACCCACACCGCACTCTGCTACAAACCGGCAGACGGACGATTCCAGACCATCGTCAACACCCCGCAACTCGTCTCCATCGCCGCCACCGGCCTCCCCGACGCCGACGTCTGGTTCGCCGTCAACCCCGTCGCCGGACCACCCCGCACCGGACCCCGCGGCGCCGCCGACACCGTCGAAGCCCTCACCTGCCTCTGGGCAGACCTCGACATCAAACCCGGGGCCTGCACCACCATCGACGACGCCCACACCCTCATCGACGACATCAGCGCCGCCATCGGCACCCGACCATCGATCATCATCTCCTCCGGCCACGGACTCCAACCACTCTGGGAAATCGACGACGACGACAACACCGTCCTCGACACCGCCGAACGCACCGCGATGGCCGCCGCCATCCTCAAACGGTGGGGACGCCTCGTCGCCACCATCGCCGGACACCGCGGCATCGCCGTCGACTCGGTCTTCGACCTACCGCGAATCCTGCGCGTCCCCGGCACCACCAACCACAAGGGCGACCCCGTCCCCACCTCGGCAGTCGGCGACACCGGCTCACCACTGACCCTCGGCGAAATCTGCGACCGCCTCGACGAATACGGCGTCCCAGAACTGTCCAGCGACCCCATGCTCGACGAACCCGTCGACACCAGCACCTGGACATGGGCCGAAACCACCTGCGGCTACGTCACCAAGATGATCGCCGCCTGGGCCACCGAGACACCCGACGCCCGCCACCCATGGATGCTCGCCTGCGCCACCCGGCTGGCCTGCGCGCGGCGCAAAGGCTGCATCACCGCCGCCGGCCACACCGACGCCATCGCGATGCTCACCCGGCGCCTGGAAGAGCTGTGCGGCAGCGGATCGAACGCCCGTGCCGTCGCACCCTCAGAAGTCCGCGACGGCATCACCTGGGGCGAACAGCGTGCCGCATTCATGGGCGAGACGCAGATCGACCGCGAGCTCGGCGCACACAGCCACGAGCCGAAATTCACCGTCATCGACGGAGACAACATCGCCGCCATCAGTCGAGCGGCACGCACCGAAGGCGCCACAGCGCTCGCGCCGGCCGGACAGCCAATCCGAGCCAGCTACACCGACCTGGGCAACTCGCAACGTCTCGTCCATCACCACGGTCACAAGCTGCGATACAACCCGGCACGATCGGCCTGGCTCTCCTGGGATAGCAACCGGTGGACCATCAGCGAGGACGACTCGTGCGCACTCGACGCAGCCATCGCGGTTGCGAACGCACTCCCCGAAGGCGACAAAGAAGACCGGGCATTCAAGACCAAGAGCCGCGGCCGCGCCGGGCTGGAGAACATGATCGCCATCGCGCGCCGCGACAGACGCATCCGGGTCACCGCCGACGAGCTCGACGCCGACCCGTTCGCGCTCAATACGCCCACCGGCACCATCGACCTGCGTAGCGGATTGCAGCACGAGCACCGACCAGCCGGCAATCACACCAAGATCACCGCCACCGGATACGACCCGACATTACCCACGCCGCGGTGGGACCGGTTCCTCCTCGACACCTTCAACGGCGACGTCGAGATGATCGGCTACCTGCAGCGGGTACTCGGATATGCCGCCACCGGCCGCGTCAGCCATCACGTGCTCCCCTTCCTGCATGGGCCCGGCGGCAACGGCAAGAGCGTCGTCACCGACACCATCACCCGCATCCTCGGTGACTACGCCATCACACTGCCCAGCTCGGTACTCATCTCCAATCGCTACAGCCACGACACCGAACTCGCCCGGCTGGCAGGCGCCCGACTCGCTGTCTGCTCCGAAGTGCCGACCGACGGACGGTTCGACGAGGAACGGATGAAAAGTCTCACCGGCGGTGATCGCATCACCGCGAGATTCTTGTACTCCAACCCATTCGAATTCACGCCATCGCACACACTCATCCTGTCAGGCAATCATCAGCCCGCCGTAGAAATGGGCGGGGAATCATTCTGGCGGCGCCTGCGGCTCATTCCGTTCACACACACCGTGCCCGAAGAGAAGAAAGTCGAAGGACTCGCCGACATCCTCATCGACGAAGAAGGACCCGGCATTCTCGCCTGGATCGTCGCGGGCGCCCAAGACGCGACCAGCGGTCTCAGGGAGCCACGGTCGGTTATCGACGCCACCGCGCGCTACGAACGCGAGGAGGACGCGTTCGGGCAGTTCGTCATCGACTGCCTGCACCTGGCGCCCGGCTCCGACGTCGTCAAAGCCGACACCTCGAAGGTCCGCAAGGTCTATGCGCGGTGGTGCAAGGACAACGGGGTCGGCGAGCTGAGTGCGCAGACTTTCGGCCGGGAAATCCGGCGCAGAACGGGCACCAGCATAGCCAAGTCGAACGACCGGAAGTTCTACCGCGGAATCGCACTCATCGAGGCAGATATCGACGATCCGAGGAGTGGCGAATGA
- a CDS encoding DUF3263 domain-containing protein — protein sequence MLDVSGRRWRYAGSMAAAVEAEFGVTVTRFWQIINGILDDPDAIEYSPLTVNRLRRLRSARAQARSAR from the coding sequence ATGCTCGACGTTTCGGGGCGGCGGTGGCGGTACGCCGGCAGCATGGCTGCGGCGGTCGAAGCCGAGTTCGGTGTAACGGTGACGAGGTTCTGGCAGATAATAAACGGCATCCTGGACGATCCGGACGCCATAGAGTACTCACCACTCACAGTGAATCGCCTGCGCCGGTTGCGGTCTGCGCGGGCCCAAGCAAGGAGCGCACGATGA
- a CDS encoding DUF2510 domain-containing protein: MTQPHPPGWYPDPQRVEIQRYWDGEKWTDQTQSKKPSNPKNVKYLLAIVVIVIVVIVVASIAGGNDDKSETASDVSNVPVQTVTTPNASEQAAIASAAEAAAETSRAAEKAAAAAAAARRAALLDKSSYQAVDSRQWQLVAKRPDSHTGEKYVVYGRVVQADSATGDDIRVNTDGQQVDYYDMDINTVASEGQPGIFGNIVEDDLVTMWVVVTGSTSYDTTMGGSVTAPTVDVNMIEPYGSTG; encoded by the coding sequence ATGACACAGCCCCACCCGCCCGGCTGGTATCCCGACCCGCAGCGCGTGGAGATCCAGCGGTACTGGGACGGCGAGAAGTGGACCGATCAGACGCAGTCGAAGAAGCCGTCGAACCCGAAGAACGTGAAGTACCTTCTCGCCATCGTGGTGATTGTCATCGTGGTCATCGTGGTGGCCAGCATCGCCGGCGGCAACGATGACAAGTCTGAAACGGCATCCGACGTCTCGAATGTGCCGGTGCAGACGGTTACCACTCCGAACGCTTCCGAGCAGGCCGCGATAGCAAGTGCCGCGGAAGCCGCCGCTGAAACATCCCGGGCGGCAGAGAAGGCCGCGGCCGCAGCAGCAGCGGCACGTCGGGCCGCATTACTCGACAAGTCGAGCTATCAGGCTGTCGACTCACGGCAGTGGCAACTGGTGGCCAAGAGGCCCGACTCGCACACCGGTGAGAAGTATGTCGTCTACGGTCGGGTCGTCCAGGCCGACTCTGCGACGGGTGACGATATCCGCGTCAACACCGATGGTCAGCAGGTCGACTACTACGACATGGACATCAACACTGTCGCCAGCGAAGGGCAGCCAGGCATCTTCGGCAACATCGTCGAGGACGACCTGGTGACGATGTGGGTGGTGGTGACCGGATCGACGTCGTACGACACCACGATGGGCGGTAGCGTCACCGCGCCGACAGTCGACGTCAACATGATCGAGCCCTACGGTTCGACCGGATAG
- a CDS encoding PBSX family phage terminase large subunit, translated as MTLSVTPLQGKALLAAQNSCGRLNIYEGSVRAGKTMGSLIEWVRFVRTGPAGNLLMTGRTERTVINNLVLPIQDMLGTHRVKILRGLGIVQICGRPVLLIGANNEEARTKIQGITLAGAYVDEASTLPESYWNMLTSRLSVRGATLWATCNPEGPRHWFKLNWLDKAMLWIDRHGTFHDRRADYAELPEGHPDRPINLVRVSFTLDDNAHNLDPEFVASTKAMYTGLWYKRMILGEWSLAEGAIYDMFDPDRHVVTELPQMQALLGCGVDYGVTNATRGELISLGVDNNLYVVAEWAPGPGTEAERSASLAEFYRTAGEPDRTFVDPAAAGFRRQLLADHFEQILKGNNKVLDGIGVIASLLTAGRLFIHDSCTELIGELPNYVWDTKKSEKGEDAPIKVDDHAVDALRYGVLTSRPWWQPYIDLTMHDTTDEEVAA; from the coding sequence GTGACACTCTCCGTCACGCCGCTGCAAGGCAAAGCGCTACTCGCAGCACAGAACTCCTGCGGACGCCTCAACATCTACGAAGGCAGCGTCCGCGCCGGCAAAACCATGGGCTCACTCATCGAATGGGTCCGCTTCGTCCGTACCGGCCCAGCCGGCAACCTCCTGATGACCGGCCGCACCGAACGCACCGTCATCAACAACCTCGTCCTGCCCATCCAGGACATGCTCGGCACCCACCGCGTCAAGATCCTCCGCGGCCTCGGCATCGTCCAGATCTGCGGCCGCCCCGTCCTACTCATCGGCGCCAACAACGAAGAAGCCCGCACCAAGATCCAGGGCATCACGTTGGCCGGCGCCTACGTCGACGAAGCGTCCACGCTGCCCGAGAGCTACTGGAACATGCTGACCAGCCGCCTCTCGGTGCGCGGAGCCACCCTGTGGGCCACCTGCAACCCCGAAGGCCCGCGGCACTGGTTCAAGCTCAACTGGCTCGACAAGGCGATGCTGTGGATCGACCGCCACGGCACCTTCCATGACCGCCGCGCCGACTACGCCGAGCTACCTGAAGGTCACCCCGACCGACCCATCAACCTGGTCAGGGTCAGCTTCACCCTCGACGACAACGCCCACAACCTCGACCCCGAGTTCGTCGCCAGCACCAAAGCCATGTACACCGGCCTCTGGTACAAGCGCATGATCTTGGGCGAATGGTCGCTGGCCGAGGGTGCCATCTACGACATGTTCGACCCCGACCGCCACGTCGTCACCGAACTGCCGCAGATGCAAGCCCTGCTCGGCTGCGGAGTGGACTACGGCGTCACCAACGCCACCCGCGGCGAACTCATCAGCCTCGGCGTCGACAACAACCTGTACGTGGTGGCCGAGTGGGCGCCCGGGCCCGGCACCGAAGCCGAACGATCCGCCAGCCTCGCCGAGTTCTACCGCACAGCAGGCGAACCGGACCGCACCTTCGTCGACCCCGCCGCCGCAGGCTTCCGACGACAGCTACTGGCCGACCATTTCGAGCAGATTCTCAAGGGCAACAACAAGGTGCTCGACGGAATCGGCGTCATCGCCTCCCTGCTGACCGCGGGCCGCCTGTTCATCCACGACAGCTGCACCGAGCTGATCGGCGAACTGCCCAACTACGTGTGGGACACCAAGAAGTCGGAGAAGGGCGAGGATGCGCCGATCAAGGTCGACGACCACGCCGTCGACGCCCTGCGCTACGGGGTGCTGACCAGCCGCCCGTGGTGGCAGCCCTACATCGACCTGACCATGCACGACACCACAGATGAGGAGGTGGCCGCGTGA
- a CDS encoding phage portal protein, with product MAPKPHDQVLEACRERQAWWAGDPDLLVDYYRGGSTGYDDVSKARTRSRTRRTRRAWDAWWGKTPSTLHPPRKLHVPVAADIGRIAASTLLSEPVTFRAAEGDKAAQQLVDDILNVDDVYSRMLVGAEAASMLSGVYGRVVWDKDVDDHTWIDYVDADRAIPEFRWGRLTGCTFWTELDHDLGDNVVLRHVEYYGKGRIEHSLYMGSRDNIGRQKPLTEHPDTQHLAEHLSDGTIVSLGVDELAVEYFPNMRPNPQWRNEPALRHLGRSDLTIDVIRLLDAMDETWSSWMRDLELGKGRMFASQEILTSLGAGKGSAFDLDQTIFSPIGTATKDGEAVSLLEAQQFDIRVDEHQRTFEGLLRQAISRVGYSPITFGLQDEVAATATEVDAKERDTNATRSAKIRLWSGLSRLATTQLRIDAHLFGGTAPAEPIEVEWPDTHQESPRAVADTVNILAQAKAASTETRVRMVNPDWDDKQVEAEVARIQDEDTAPISIMGPGESDFGADAPTDENDDDPMDELADDDEAKDAVPTPDSPAK from the coding sequence GTGGCCCCCAAGCCACACGACCAAGTCCTCGAAGCGTGCCGCGAACGGCAAGCTTGGTGGGCCGGCGACCCCGACCTCCTCGTCGATTACTACCGCGGCGGCTCGACCGGCTACGACGACGTGTCCAAGGCGCGCACCCGATCCCGCACCCGCCGCACCCGCCGCGCCTGGGATGCTTGGTGGGGCAAGACGCCGTCCACTCTGCATCCGCCGCGCAAGCTGCATGTGCCGGTGGCCGCCGACATCGGCCGCATCGCCGCATCGACCCTGCTGTCAGAGCCGGTCACTTTCCGCGCCGCCGAGGGCGACAAGGCCGCTCAGCAGCTCGTCGACGACATCCTCAACGTCGACGACGTGTACAGCCGCATGCTGGTGGGCGCTGAGGCCGCCTCGATGCTGTCCGGCGTGTACGGCCGCGTCGTCTGGGACAAGGACGTCGACGACCACACCTGGATCGACTATGTCGACGCCGACCGCGCCATCCCCGAGTTCCGGTGGGGACGGTTGACTGGCTGCACCTTCTGGACCGAACTGGATCACGACCTCGGCGACAACGTGGTGCTGCGCCACGTCGAGTACTACGGCAAAGGTCGCATCGAGCACAGCCTGTACATGGGCTCCCGCGACAACATCGGACGTCAGAAGCCGCTCACCGAGCACCCCGACACCCAGCACCTCGCCGAGCACCTGTCCGACGGCACCATCGTCAGCCTCGGCGTCGACGAGCTGGCCGTCGAGTACTTCCCGAACATGCGACCGAACCCGCAGTGGCGCAACGAACCCGCGCTGCGCCATCTCGGCCGCTCCGACCTCACCATCGACGTCATCCGACTGCTGGATGCGATGGATGAGACGTGGTCGTCGTGGATGCGCGACCTCGAGTTGGGCAAAGGCCGCATGTTCGCCTCGCAGGAGATCCTGACCTCGTTGGGCGCGGGCAAGGGTAGCGCCTTCGATCTCGATCAGACGATCTTCTCGCCGATCGGCACCGCGACGAAGGACGGTGAGGCGGTGTCACTGCTCGAAGCCCAGCAGTTCGACATCCGCGTCGACGAACACCAGCGCACTTTCGAGGGCTTGCTGCGGCAGGCGATCTCGCGGGTCGGCTACTCCCCCATCACCTTCGGCCTACAAGACGAGGTCGCGGCCACGGCCACCGAGGTGGACGCCAAGGAGCGCGACACCAACGCGACCCGCTCGGCGAAGATCCGCCTGTGGTCGGGGCTGTCACGGCTGGCCACCACGCAGCTGCGCATCGACGCCCACCTGTTCGGCGGCACCGCGCCGGCCGAGCCGATCGAGGTGGAGTGGCCGGACACGCATCAGGAGTCGCCGCGCGCGGTCGCCGACACGGTCAACATCCTGGCGCAGGCGAAAGCGGCGTCGACGGAGACGCGGGTGCGCATGGTCAACCCCGACTGGGACGACAAGCAGGTCGAGGCCGAGGTGGCTCGCATCCAGGATGAGGACACCGCGCCGATCTCGATCATGGGCCCGGGCGAGTCTGACTTCGGAGCCGACGCGCCGACCGACGAGAACGACGATGACCCGATGGACGAGCTCGCCGATGATGACGAGGCGAAGGACGCAGTTCCGACGCCCGACTCGCCCGCGAAGTAG
- a CDS encoding DNA cytosine methyltransferase, protein MTLTLTDLFCGAGGSSTGAIQVPGISVRIASNHWDLAVETHNTNHPDADHLCADLSQISPRYFPHTDILWASPECTNHSVAKGRKREGTQPDLFGEVLPDAAAERSRATMWDVPRFAEHHQYDAVIVENVVDAFNWVPFRAWLMAMEALGYDHHIVMLNSMHAQTLGRGAPQSRDRMYVVFWRHGNQRPELERVTRPDAICPDCGPVKAMQSFKKTDGRWGRYRAQYVYRCPSVKCRNQILEPLFRPAADIIDWTLEGVRIGDRTKPLAAKTMARIQAGIDRYWAPLLVPVEGREGKQAQPVSAPSRTMTTRNETGLLVPCGGTWRENAAPTEEPISTRTTRETDGLAFIAELRGGGSKHRPVSAPLCTVTASGNHHGLVTTYYGNGGTVTTGDALPTCTTVERHALLMRNNEGGAEMSTPVAEPIRTITTSGHQPLLDAARPTVDIEDVRFRMLEPREIVAAMDFPGEYIVLGNRREQVRMAGNAVTPPAARDLVGVVAESLGVA, encoded by the coding sequence ATGACCCTCACCCTGACAGACCTCTTCTGTGGAGCCGGCGGATCGTCGACCGGCGCGATTCAGGTGCCCGGCATCTCGGTCCGGATCGCCTCGAACCACTGGGATCTCGCCGTCGAGACCCACAACACCAACCACCCCGACGCCGACCATCTGTGCGCCGATCTGTCCCAGATCTCGCCGCGCTACTTCCCCCACACCGACATCCTGTGGGCGTCACCCGAGTGCACCAACCACTCGGTCGCGAAGGGCCGCAAACGCGAAGGCACCCAGCCTGATCTGTTCGGCGAGGTGCTGCCCGACGCGGCCGCCGAGCGGTCCCGGGCGACGATGTGGGACGTCCCACGGTTCGCTGAACACCACCAGTACGACGCGGTGATCGTCGAGAACGTCGTCGACGCGTTCAACTGGGTTCCGTTCCGCGCCTGGCTGATGGCGATGGAAGCCCTCGGCTACGACCACCACATCGTGATGCTCAACTCAATGCACGCCCAGACCCTCGGCCGGGGGGCGCCGCAGTCCCGCGACCGCATGTACGTCGTGTTCTGGCGCCACGGCAACCAACGCCCGGAGCTCGAGCGTGTCACCCGCCCCGACGCCATCTGCCCCGACTGCGGACCGGTCAAGGCGATGCAGTCGTTCAAGAAGACCGACGGCCGCTGGGGCCGGTATCGCGCCCAGTACGTCTACCGCTGCCCGAGTGTGAAGTGCCGCAACCAGATTCTTGAGCCACTGTTCCGTCCGGCCGCCGACATCATCGACTGGACCCTCGAAGGCGTCCGCATCGGCGACCGCACGAAACCACTGGCCGCGAAGACGATGGCCCGCATCCAGGCCGGGATCGACCGCTATTGGGCACCGCTGCTCGTTCCGGTCGAGGGCCGCGAGGGTAAGCAGGCGCAACCGGTGTCCGCGCCGTCGCGAACGATGACGACGCGCAACGAGACCGGGCTGCTGGTGCCGTGCGGCGGGACGTGGCGGGAGAACGCCGCACCGACCGAGGAGCCGATCTCGACGCGGACCACCCGGGAGACTGACGGGCTCGCGTTCATCGCCGAGCTGCGCGGCGGCGGCTCGAAACACCGGCCCGTCTCGGCCCCGCTCTGCACGGTCACCGCGTCCGGGAATCACCACGGTCTGGTGACGACGTACTACGGCAATGGCGGCACCGTCACGACCGGTGATGCCCTGCCCACCTGCACGACGGTCGAGCGGCACGCGCTGCTCATGCGCAACAACGAGGGCGGCGCGGAGATGTCCACCCCGGTAGCCGAACCGATCCGGACGATCACCACGAGCGGCCACCAGCCACTCCTCGACGCCGCCCGGCCGACCGTCGACATCGAGGACGTCCGATTCCGGATGCTCGAGCCGCGCGAGATCGTCGCCGCCATGGACTTCCCCGGCGAGTACATCGTCCTCGGCAACCGGCGCGAACAGGTGCGCATGGCGGGCAACGCCGTCACACCGCCGGCCGCGCGGGATCTCGTCGGTGTGGTCGCCGAGTCGCTGGGGGTGGCGTGA
- a CDS encoding DUF4406 domain-containing protein, translated as MAAHRIYISGPMTGYPSFNFPAFEQAANMLRAIGYDVVSPHEFGEEGEGKSWADYLREDLIAMLDGCTAVATLTGWEESRGAQLEVHVASALEMRVERLEWWAAQPVFGSAV; from the coding sequence ATGGCTGCGCACCGCATTTACATTTCCGGACCCATGACCGGCTACCCCAGCTTCAACTTCCCCGCATTTGAGCAGGCCGCGAACATGTTGCGTGCCATCGGCTATGACGTCGTCTCCCCGCACGAGTTCGGCGAGGAGGGCGAGGGCAAGTCATGGGCTGACTACCTGCGAGAGGACTTGATCGCAATGCTCGACGGCTGCACGGCGGTCGCCACCCTGACTGGTTGGGAGGAGTCCCGTGGCGCGCAACTTGAGGTGCATGTGGCCTCAGCGCTCGAAATGCGGGTTGAGCGGCTCGAATGGTGGGCGGCGCAACCAGTATTCGGGAGCGCCGTCTGA
- a CDS encoding helix-turn-helix domain-containing protein: MPRPWTDQDDVTLADLHATGMSLHAIAAEMGRSKQTVNRWAKQAGLTFDRSKTAKAVEARKIDAAARRVRLEERYLVEAEGLLDQLHEEAVVYSFGGAENIYNEHTLAKPTYADQRNIMQASSIATTAANRLRDLSVDTEASAVDAWADAMLGGGETA; the protein is encoded by the coding sequence ATGCCACGACCATGGACCGACCAGGACGACGTCACACTCGCCGACCTGCACGCCACCGGTATGAGCTTGCACGCCATCGCCGCCGAGATGGGTCGCAGCAAGCAGACTGTCAATCGGTGGGCGAAGCAGGCGGGTTTGACGTTCGACCGGTCGAAGACGGCGAAAGCGGTGGAGGCCCGCAAGATCGACGCCGCAGCCCGCCGGGTCCGCCTCGAGGAACGCTATCTGGTCGAGGCCGAGGGCCTGCTCGACCAGCTGCACGAGGAGGCCGTCGTCTACAGCTTCGGCGGCGCCGAGAACATCTACAACGAGCACACGCTGGCCAAGCCGACGTATGCCGACCAGCGCAACATCATGCAGGCCAGCTCGATCGCGACGACCGCGGCGAACCGACTACGTGACCTGTCGGTGGACACCGAGGCTAGCGCGGTGGATGCCTGGGCGGACGCCATGCTCGGCGGGGGTGAGACGGCGTGA
- a CDS encoding tyrosine-type recombinase/integrase, with the protein MGSIDQYATAGGRRWEVRYRKPTGQQTRKRGFASKAAATAFLHSVESSKAAGTYVDPSRGKVTVTEWAQRWLAGKANIKESTRFRYEGIITNWIEPTFGSTAVANVRHVDVQEWVSGQDCEAASVVKHHRVLSQIMKLAVRDDRIPSNPCDGVNLPRVKHTKRRYLTAGQVEALAAGAGPWRVLVLLLAYTGLRWGEAAALRGNDVDMLRRRIHVDEAVTVVNGRFVWGEPKDHELRWVPVPKSVADELAQYMIGRSRADGLLFTGERAGGPVRVKVARESWFDDAVVAAGCPEGFTPHELRHTAASLAVSAGASVLALQKMLGHAKASMTLDVYADLFDDDLDAVAVSLEGVREKALAAM; encoded by the coding sequence ATGGGCTCGATCGACCAGTACGCAACGGCCGGCGGGCGGCGGTGGGAAGTCCGGTACCGCAAGCCGACTGGCCAGCAGACCCGCAAACGTGGCTTCGCGTCGAAGGCGGCGGCCACCGCGTTTCTACATTCGGTTGAGTCGTCGAAGGCCGCTGGCACCTACGTCGATCCGTCACGCGGAAAAGTCACGGTGACGGAATGGGCGCAGCGCTGGCTGGCGGGTAAGGCGAACATCAAGGAGTCGACCCGCTTCCGGTACGAGGGCATCATCACGAATTGGATCGAGCCGACTTTCGGGTCGACGGCCGTCGCGAATGTGCGGCACGTCGACGTCCAGGAGTGGGTGAGTGGGCAGGACTGCGAGGCCGCCTCGGTGGTCAAGCATCATCGCGTGCTGTCACAGATCATGAAACTCGCGGTTCGTGATGACCGAATCCCGTCGAATCCGTGCGACGGCGTGAACCTCCCGCGGGTGAAACACACGAAGCGCCGGTACCTCACCGCCGGTCAGGTTGAGGCGCTGGCGGCGGGGGCAGGTCCATGGCGTGTGCTCGTGTTGCTCCTGGCGTACACCGGTTTGCGGTGGGGTGAGGCCGCAGCGTTGCGCGGGAACGACGTCGACATGTTGCGCCGGCGGATTCACGTCGATGAGGCGGTCACCGTGGTCAACGGTCGCTTCGTGTGGGGTGAGCCGAAGGATCACGAGCTGCGGTGGGTGCCGGTGCCGAAGTCGGTGGCTGACGAGCTCGCTCAGTACATGATCGGCCGCAGCCGTGCCGACGGTCTGTTGTTCACGGGGGAGCGGGCGGGTGGGCCGGTGCGGGTGAAGGTGGCTCGCGAGTCGTGGTTCGATGATGCGGTCGTCGCGGCGGGATGCCCGGAAGGTTTCACTCCCCATGAATTGCGTCACACCGCAGCATCGTTGGCCGTCTCAGCGGGGGCATCTGTTCTGGCGCTGCAGAAGATGCTGGGTCACGCCAAAGCGTCGATGACGTTGGACGTGTACGCGGACTTGTTCGATGACGATCTGGATGCTGTCGCAGTGTCGCTCGAGGGTGTGCGGGAGAAGGCGCTGGCCGCGATGTGA
- a CDS encoding XRE family transcriptional regulator, which yields MRLISPQVLSQYMEFRDETNRSLAAKVGRSPSLIAHLRRGARNYCDPKVGPRIEKALNAPPGSLFLPEVIVDSTLGNRNGLPAA from the coding sequence GTGAGGCTCATCAGCCCCCAAGTCCTCAGCCAGTACATGGAGTTTCGCGACGAAACCAACCGGTCGCTGGCCGCGAAGGTCGGGCGCAGCCCGTCGCTCATCGCCCACCTGCGCCGCGGCGCACGCAACTACTGCGACCCGAAGGTCGGTCCCAGAATCGAGAAGGCGCTCAACGCTCCCCCGGGCTCTCTTTTTTTGCCCGAGGTGATTGTTGATTCCACACTCGGCAATCGCAATGGACTACCGGCCGCCTGA
- a CDS encoding ead/Ea22-like family protein has product MSDVSVRDAARQALEGITPGPWRPSLLDGVVHEDGSSSYRGGAYPDRKGATPIFLTNSIDQHDAEFIAAAPELVRGLIDELDRADSEVIAAEQSGYRQGAIHRHDYNRVAAERDAALSTLQNAWDEGFEAGATWHQSGPTGIPNDPPLNPYARILDGGAQQ; this is encoded by the coding sequence ATGTCTGATGTCAGTGTGCGGGATGCAGCACGCCAAGCCCTGGAGGGAATCACACCGGGGCCGTGGCGTCCATCCCTGCTCGATGGTGTCGTCCATGAAGACGGTTCAAGTTCCTATCGTGGTGGCGCATATCCCGACCGTAAAGGTGCGACACCGATCTTCCTGACCAACAGTATCGACCAGCATGACGCCGAGTTCATTGCTGCGGCCCCAGAGTTGGTGCGGGGACTGATTGACGAGCTAGACCGGGCGGACTCCGAGGTGATCGCGGCGGAGCAGAGCGGCTATCGGCAGGGTGCAATACATCGCCACGACTACAACCGCGTCGCCGCTGAGCGGGATGCTGCTCTCTCCACTCTCCAGAATGCGTGGGACGAGGGGTTCGAGGCTGGGGCGACGTGGCATCAGAGCGGACCGACGGGCATTCCCAACGATCCGCCGCTGAATCCCTATGCCCGCATTCTCGATGGAGGTGCACAGCAGTGA